Proteins co-encoded in one Corvus moneduloides isolate bCorMon1 chromosome 7, bCorMon1.pri, whole genome shotgun sequence genomic window:
- the RPL37A gene encoding 60S ribosomal protein L37a isoform X1, with translation MAKRTKKVGIVGKYGTRYGASLRKMVKKIEISQHAKYTCSFCGKTKMKRKAVGIWHCGSCMKTVAGGAWTYNTTSAVTVKSAIRRLKELKDQ, from the exons ATG GCCAAGCGCACCAAGAAGGTCGGGATCGTGGGTAAATATGGGACCCGTTACGGTGCGTCCCTTAGGAAAATGGTGAAGAAGATTGAAATCAGCCAGCATGCCAAGTATACCTGCTCTTTCTGTGGCAAG ACCAAAATGAAGAGGAAGGCTGTGGGTATCTGGCACTGTGGGTCATGCATGAAGACAGTTGCTGGTGGTGCCTGGACTTACAA TACCACCTCTGCAGTGACAGTCAAATCTGCTATCAGAAGACTGAAGGAATTGAAAGACCAGTAG
- the RPL37A gene encoding 60S ribosomal protein L37a isoform X2: MLSTQAKRTKKVGIVGKYGTRYGASLRKMVKKIEISQHAKYTCSFCGKTKMKRKAVGIWHCGSCMKTVAGGAWTYNTTSAVTVKSAIRRLKELKDQ; the protein is encoded by the exons ATGCTCAGCACTCAG GCCAAGCGCACCAAGAAGGTCGGGATCGTGGGTAAATATGGGACCCGTTACGGTGCGTCCCTTAGGAAAATGGTGAAGAAGATTGAAATCAGCCAGCATGCCAAGTATACCTGCTCTTTCTGTGGCAAG ACCAAAATGAAGAGGAAGGCTGTGGGTATCTGGCACTGTGGGTCATGCATGAAGACAGTTGCTGGTGGTGCCTGGACTTACAA TACCACCTCTGCAGTGACAGTCAAATCTGCTATCAGAAGACTGAAGGAATTGAAAGACCAGTAG